From Novosphingobium resinovorum, the proteins below share one genomic window:
- a CDS encoding ABC transporter substrate-binding protein, with the protein MLRCARNDEGGGAQAGFGWLAVTPLLLTLAACQPWSDPPVEGSVRPRIVSLNPCTDAVLAEVTSPGQLLAISHYSHDPSASSMDLARAAQFAEVSDAVEDVVALEPDVVVASSYTPPATAQALRDMGLEVVLEPLPADLPEALAQVRRLAKLAGNRSEGEELAGRMEAAVARAKPPTGVRPVQALLWESGGIVAGDHTLIADLMRRAGFANAAAARGLAQADYLPLERVVADPPRVVFTVGSPAGEEDRMLRHPALAKVRGMIRAPLDRSLIWCGGPTVPKALARFAQVRRSLDNPRSRGHLGPFDKLRVSGDEGNRTSSAHAELVEAPGTTADLHP; encoded by the coding sequence TTGCTTCGCTGCGCTCGCAATGACGAGGGAGGGGGAGCGCAAGCGGGCTTCGGGTGGCTTGCCGTTACCCCGCTGCTCCTGACGCTCGCCGCCTGCCAACCCTGGTCGGACCCGCCGGTCGAGGGATCGGTGCGGCCGCGCATCGTTTCGCTCAACCCCTGCACCGATGCGGTGCTGGCGGAGGTGACGTCGCCGGGGCAACTGCTGGCGATCTCCCACTACAGCCACGATCCCTCGGCCAGTTCGATGGATCTCGCCCGCGCCGCGCAGTTCGCCGAAGTGTCGGATGCGGTGGAGGATGTCGTCGCGCTGGAACCCGATGTCGTGGTGGCGAGCAGCTACACGCCGCCGGCCACCGCGCAGGCCCTGCGCGACATGGGGCTGGAGGTCGTGCTCGAGCCGCTTCCCGCCGACCTTCCCGAAGCGCTCGCGCAAGTGCGGCGGCTGGCGAAGCTGGCGGGCAATCGTTCGGAAGGGGAGGAACTGGCCGGGCGGATGGAGGCTGCCGTCGCCCGTGCCAAGCCGCCGACCGGCGTGCGGCCGGTGCAGGCGCTGCTGTGGGAATCCGGGGGCATCGTCGCAGGCGACCACACGCTGATCGCCGATCTCATGCGCCGCGCCGGCTTCGCCAACGCCGCTGCCGCGCGCGGGCTTGCCCAGGCCGATTACCTGCCGCTGGAACGCGTGGTGGCCGATCCGCCGCGCGTGGTCTTCACCGTGGGTTCGCCCGCCGGCGAGGAGGACCGGATGCTGCGTCATCCCGCTCTCGCCAAAGTCCGGGGCATGATCCGCGCGCCGCTCGACCGTTCGTTGATCTGGTGCGGCGGGCCGACCGTGCCCAAGGCACTGGCGCGGTTCGCGCAAGTGCGGCGATCTCTCGATAACCCCAGGTCCCGAGGTCATCTCGGGCCCTTCGACAAGCTCAGGGTGAGCGGGGATGAGGGGAATCGCACAAGCTCCGCTCATGCTGAGCTTGTCGAAGCACCCGGCACAACGGCAGACCTTCATCCATGA
- a CDS encoding ABC transporter ATP-binding protein → MTGTLNTVGLGIAGRLRDLTMTIHAGEVTAICGPNGAGKSTLLSCLAGLVEPDTGVAALGGRVMHAVPPRERAQCIGYLPQSPEVAWDVTVEVLVGLGRLPWQDTGTGGGRTAIDAAIATMDLEAFRKRPVSQLSGGERARALMARVLATGPAWLLADEPLANLDLGHALALMGRLREQGRQGRGVVLVLHDLATAMNYADRVMVLHEGRIAADGEPGHALSEDVIRNVWGCPARWLGEPGARALSLG, encoded by the coding sequence ATGACCGGGACGCTGAACACGGTGGGGCTCGGCATCGCGGGACGGCTGCGCGACCTGACGATGACCATCCATGCGGGGGAAGTCACTGCGATCTGCGGACCGAACGGCGCGGGCAAGTCGACGCTGCTGTCCTGCCTGGCGGGACTGGTGGAGCCCGATACCGGCGTTGCCGCGCTGGGCGGGCGAGTGATGCATGCGGTGCCGCCGCGGGAACGCGCGCAGTGCATCGGCTATCTTCCGCAAAGCCCCGAAGTGGCGTGGGACGTCACGGTCGAAGTGCTGGTCGGGCTCGGCCGCCTGCCCTGGCAGGATACAGGTACGGGCGGTGGGCGGACCGCGATCGATGCCGCGATCGCGACGATGGACCTCGAGGCATTCCGAAAACGGCCCGTCTCGCAGTTGTCGGGAGGTGAGCGGGCGAGGGCGCTGATGGCGCGGGTGCTGGCGACTGGCCCGGCCTGGCTGCTGGCGGACGAGCCGCTGGCCAATCTCGATCTCGGCCATGCGCTCGCATTGATGGGGCGCCTGCGCGAGCAAGGCCGCCAGGGCCGCGGCGTGGTGCTGGTCCTGCACGACCTGGCAACCGCGATGAACTACGCCGATCGCGTCATGGTGCTGCACGAGGGAAGGATCGCTGCTGACGGAGAGCCCGGCCACGCCTTGTCCGAAGACGTCATCCGGAACGTTTGGGGCTGTCCGGCCCGCTGGTTGGGCGAACCGGGAGCGCGTGCGCTTTCGCTGGGGTGA
- a CDS encoding TonB-dependent receptor plug domain-containing protein, translating into MKYLFLLGTALAVSTPAMAQDAVAIGEQMAAGDRAMARTDITVTATREPTPITQVGQSVSVVTRDQIERTQATTATDVLARIPGISTVQSGGFGQPASVFVRGAENAQSLVLIDGVRINDPGDVGGGFDFGALPIGQFDRVEVVRGSSGVLWGSRAVGGVINFITARPTEQWTARGQAEYGWRDRKQASVSAAGLVGPVGLTLGGNWLKGDGFSAFNERRGATEKDGFESKSANARASIEFAPGLSADAGGFYTKANYDYDNTGADALNVGMKRDTLGYANLRYAGLDGRLNARVGYGINDTRRISDDAVFGPYTTNGRTERFEGQVSFAPIEEASVLVGGETEKQKFDDNYGSKDSTTIDSLFGNLTLRPFAGLTLNGGLRYDDNSDFGDRTTFAANGAWVIGGGDSAPVLRASYGEGFKAPSLYQLYTNAGFRALDPETSKSWDVGLEQPFAEGTGRFTVTYFDRKTKNLIDYDLANFNYYNVGRSRAQGVELGMQVTDWQGFDVNLAYTYLDAVNEDTGAQLARRPKSNLYASIDKAWAVGLKLGADLRVGGGRYDDTANAQYVGGNVVVGLRGAFAVTHNVEVYGRVENLFDEHYEVVRTYGTPGRSAYAGIRVKM; encoded by the coding sequence ATGAAGTATCTGTTTTTGCTCGGCACCGCGCTTGCCGTGAGCACCCCCGCGATGGCGCAGGACGCGGTTGCGATCGGCGAGCAAATGGCGGCGGGCGACCGTGCGATGGCGCGCACCGACATCACCGTCACCGCGACCCGTGAGCCGACGCCGATCACCCAGGTCGGCCAGTCCGTCAGCGTCGTCACCCGCGACCAGATCGAGCGCACGCAAGCGACCACCGCCACTGACGTGCTTGCCCGCATCCCCGGCATCTCGACCGTGCAGTCGGGCGGTTTCGGCCAGCCCGCGAGCGTCTTCGTGCGCGGCGCCGAGAACGCGCAGTCGCTGGTGCTGATCGACGGTGTGCGCATCAACGATCCCGGCGACGTCGGCGGCGGCTTCGACTTCGGCGCGCTGCCGATCGGCCAGTTCGACCGTGTCGAGGTCGTGCGCGGTTCCTCGGGCGTGCTGTGGGGCAGCCGCGCGGTGGGCGGCGTCATCAACTTCATCACCGCCCGCCCGACCGAGCAGTGGACCGCGCGCGGCCAAGCCGAGTATGGCTGGCGCGACCGCAAGCAGGCGAGTGTCTCGGCGGCGGGTCTCGTCGGCCCGGTCGGGCTGACGCTGGGCGGCAACTGGCTCAAGGGCGACGGCTTCTCGGCCTTCAACGAGCGCCGCGGCGCCACCGAGAAGGACGGCTTCGAGAGCAAGAGCGCCAATGCCCGCGCCTCGATCGAGTTCGCGCCGGGCCTCTCGGCCGATGCGGGCGGGTTCTACACCAAGGCGAACTACGACTACGACAACACCGGTGCCGATGCCCTCAACGTCGGGATGAAGCGCGATACGCTGGGCTATGCGAACCTGCGCTATGCGGGCCTCGACGGAAGGCTGAACGCGCGCGTCGGCTATGGCATCAACGACACGCGCCGCATCTCCGATGACGCGGTGTTCGGCCCCTACACCACCAACGGCCGCACCGAGCGCTTCGAGGGCCAGGTCAGCTTCGCACCCATAGAGGAGGCCAGCGTGCTGGTCGGCGGCGAGACCGAGAAGCAGAAGTTCGACGACAATTACGGCTCGAAGGATTCGACCACCATCGACAGCTTGTTCGGCAACCTGACGCTGCGTCCGTTCGCCGGCCTGACGCTGAACGGCGGCCTGCGCTACGACGACAACTCGGACTTCGGCGACCGCACGACCTTCGCCGCCAACGGCGCCTGGGTGATCGGCGGCGGTGACAGCGCCCCGGTCCTGCGGGCCAGCTACGGCGAGGGCTTCAAGGCGCCGTCGCTCTACCAGCTCTACACCAACGCGGGCTTCCGCGCGCTCGATCCCGAAACGTCGAAGAGCTGGGATGTGGGGCTGGAGCAGCCTTTCGCCGAAGGGACCGGCCGCTTCACGGTGACCTACTTCGATCGCAAGACGAAGAACCTGATCGACTACGACCTTGCGAACTTCAATTACTACAATGTCGGCCGGTCGCGGGCGCAGGGTGTGGAACTGGGGATGCAGGTGACCGACTGGCAGGGCTTCGACGTGAACCTCGCCTATACCTACCTCGACGCCGTCAACGAGGACACCGGCGCGCAGCTCGCGCGTCGTCCGAAGAGCAACCTCTACGCCAGCATCGACAAGGCGTGGGCGGTCGGCCTGAAGCTGGGCGCGGACCTGCGCGTCGGCGGCGGGCGCTACGACGATACCGCGAACGCGCAGTACGTCGGCGGCAACGTAGTCGTGGGCCTGCGCGGCGCCTTCGCGGTGACGCACAATGTCGAGGTCTATGGCCGCGTCGAGAACCTGTTCGACGAGCATTACGAAGTGGTGCGCACGTACGGCACGCCGGGGCGCTCGGCCTATGCCGGCATCCGCGTGAAGATGTGA
- a CDS encoding FecCD family ABC transporter permease yields the protein MNCRLIPILVVLLALAVPLSLLAGRVWIDPFASDTHNASVILLYLRLPRALLALIVGAGLGGAGAAMQGYLRNPLADPGLFGIAPGAALGAVLSFWTGYAASVWLLPVFALVGAGGAMALLALIAGREAGVALFTMAGLMISSLAGALTSLAISLSPTPFAMSEIVTWLMGALADRSWREVVIAGPLTLLGLGVLLAAGRGLDALTLGEAAARSLGFEPRRQQALMIAGVGLTVGAAVAVAGVIGFVGLMVPHLVRPLTDRRPSSLLVPSALAGALLLLVADAGCRVLPLAGGELRLGIALALIGAPFFLALLLRMRRGLA from the coding sequence ATGAACTGCCGCCTGATTCCGATCCTCGTCGTCCTGCTCGCGCTCGCCGTGCCGCTGTCGCTGCTGGCGGGGCGAGTGTGGATCGATCCCTTTGCGTCCGACACGCACAATGCCTCGGTTATCCTGCTGTACTTGCGCCTGCCGCGCGCGTTGCTGGCGCTGATCGTCGGCGCCGGACTTGGCGGGGCGGGGGCGGCGATGCAGGGCTACTTGCGCAATCCGCTCGCCGATCCGGGCCTGTTCGGCATCGCGCCGGGCGCGGCGCTGGGTGCAGTGCTGAGCTTCTGGACCGGCTATGCCGCGTCGGTCTGGCTGCTGCCGGTCTTCGCTCTCGTCGGCGCGGGCGGGGCGATGGCGCTGCTGGCGTTGATCGCGGGGCGTGAGGCGGGCGTCGCACTGTTCACGATGGCGGGGCTGATGATCTCCAGCCTGGCGGGGGCGCTGACGAGCCTTGCGATCAGCCTTTCGCCCACGCCGTTCGCGATGAGCGAGATCGTGACCTGGCTGATGGGCGCGCTGGCCGACCGTTCGTGGCGCGAGGTCGTCATTGCCGGGCCGTTGACGCTGCTGGGACTCGGCGTACTGCTGGCGGCCGGGCGGGGGCTCGACGCGCTCACACTGGGCGAGGCGGCGGCCCGTTCGCTGGGCTTCGAGCCGAGGCGGCAACAGGCGCTGATGATCGCGGGCGTGGGCCTGACGGTGGGCGCGGCGGTTGCGGTGGCGGGTGTGATCGGCTTCGTCGGACTGATGGTGCCGCATCTCGTCCGGCCGCTGACCGACCGGCGGCCGTCCTCGCTGCTGGTGCCGAGCGCGCTGGCGGGGGCACTCCTGCTGCTCGTTGCCGATGCCGGCTGCCGCGTCCTCCCGCTTGCGGGCGGAGAGTTGCGGCTGGGGATTGCGCTGGCTCTGATCGGAGCGCCGTTCTTCCTTGCGCTGCTGCTGCGCATGCGGCGGGGGCTGGCATGA
- a CDS encoding cell wall hydrolase has product MSPAPSIPGPDAAPAPVMDSQGAPFERPRDFVGRYPRRARGVGHRPVVLRRRWTFAVTALAAVALPAFAAPEGWDSFAIADAASQGAEALPMPFEQAGASFPGSAFYYLEAEKAPLQVGEGIRSDADDSVSGPLATARPIYIDNSGVDRTRALQCMTAAIYYEAASEPDAGQRAVAQVVLNRMAHPAYPKTVCGVVYEGSERSTGCQFSFTCDGSLARRPQRMFWDRAENVARQALAGYVYTPIGLATHYHTVQVHPYWAPSLQYLSTIGAHRFYALRGAAGSAATFRFAYLGGEPMAAPHRHDDSADAAAAAAALDPLAVQRAFGTAQPVKAEPVAQATSPTMPIQPSPAYSSEVQQRGGDSLYTARNLPGSQGIKAEYANSGRWITQPAN; this is encoded by the coding sequence GTGAGCCCTGCCCCTTCCATTCCCGGACCAGACGCCGCCCCGGCGCCGGTGATGGATTCGCAAGGCGCTCCGTTCGAACGCCCGCGCGATTTCGTCGGCCGCTATCCGCGCCGCGCCCGCGGTGTCGGCCACCGCCCGGTCGTCCTGCGCCGCCGCTGGACTTTCGCCGTGACCGCGCTCGCCGCCGTCGCCCTTCCCGCCTTCGCCGCGCCGGAAGGCTGGGACAGCTTCGCCATCGCCGACGCCGCCTCGCAAGGCGCCGAAGCACTGCCCATGCCGTTCGAGCAGGCAGGCGCCAGCTTCCCCGGTTCGGCCTTCTATTACCTCGAAGCCGAGAAGGCCCCGCTTCAGGTCGGCGAAGGCATCCGCTCCGACGCCGACGACAGCGTCTCCGGCCCGCTGGCTACCGCGCGGCCGATCTACATCGACAACTCCGGCGTCGACCGCACCCGCGCGCTGCAGTGCATGACTGCCGCGATCTACTACGAAGCCGCGAGCGAGCCCGATGCGGGCCAGCGCGCGGTGGCGCAGGTCGTGCTCAACCGCATGGCCCACCCGGCTTATCCCAAGACCGTCTGCGGCGTCGTCTACGAGGGGTCGGAACGTTCGACAGGCTGCCAGTTCTCGTTCACCTGCGACGGCTCGCTCGCCCGTCGCCCGCAGCGCATGTTCTGGGACCGCGCCGAAAACGTCGCGCGCCAGGCGCTGGCAGGCTACGTCTACACGCCGATCGGCCTCGCCACGCATTATCATACTGTCCAGGTGCACCCCTACTGGGCGCCGAGCCTGCAGTACCTTTCCACCATCGGCGCGCACCGCTTCTACGCGCTGCGCGGCGCGGCGGGCAGCGCGGCGACGTTCCGCTTCGCCTACCTCGGCGGCGAGCCGATGGCCGCTCCGCATCGCCATGACGACAGCGCCGATGCCGCCGCTGCAGCAGCGGCGCTCGACCCGCTCGCCGTCCAGCGCGCATTCGGCACGGCCCAGCCCGTGAAGGCAGAGCCGGTCGCGCAGGCAACCAGCCCGACCATGCCCATCCAGCCCAGCCCCGCCTATTCCAGCGAAGTGCAGCAGCGCGGCGGGGATTCGCTCTATACCGCCCGGAATCTGCCGGGTTCGCAGGGCATCAAGGCCGAGTACGCAAACTCCGGCCGCTGGATCACCCAGCCCGCAAATTGA
- a CDS encoding septal ring lytic transglycosylase RlpA family protein: MPGLIRSAPLRNIAVLSLVAMLAACGGGVKYRPVSDVPVRIGPPYKVRGVTYTPAAQPGYDMLGYATWYGSESGNQVANGERFRPGWITAAHKTLPLPAYVEVTSLDTGRRIIVRINDRGPYGESARIIDLSRGAAEELGIRTQGKAAVRVRAIEPDEKDRAALRKGKTARSLAPVPARTLSNLQEQFARGVGTR; encoded by the coding sequence ATGCCCGGCCTCATCCGCAGCGCCCCCTTACGGAACATTGCCGTTCTGTCCCTCGTCGCCATGCTCGCGGCATGCGGCGGCGGGGTGAAGTACCGCCCCGTCAGCGACGTGCCCGTCCGCATCGGCCCTCCCTACAAGGTGCGCGGCGTAACCTATACTCCCGCCGCGCAGCCCGGCTACGACATGCTCGGCTATGCGACGTGGTATGGTTCGGAAAGCGGCAACCAGGTGGCCAACGGAGAACGCTTCCGCCCCGGCTGGATCACCGCCGCGCACAAGACGCTGCCCCTGCCCGCTTATGTGGAAGTCACCTCGCTCGACACCGGCAGGCGCATCATCGTGCGTATCAACGACCGCGGCCCGTATGGCGAGAGCGCGCGCATCATCGACCTTTCGCGCGGCGCAGCGGAGGAGCTGGGCATCCGCACGCAGGGCAAGGCGGCGGTGCGGGTCCGCGCCATCGAGCCCGACGAGAAGGACCGCGCCGCGCTGCGCAAGGGCAAGACCGCCAGGTCGCTCGCCCCGGTCCCGGCCCGCACGCTGTCCAATCTGCAGGAACAGTTCGCGCGCGGCGTCGGCACGCGCTGA